From the genome of Drosophila melanogaster chromosome 2L, one region includes:
- the Pburs gene encoding partner of bursicon yields the protein MHVQELLFVAAILVPQCLRALRYSQGTGDENCETLKSEIHLIKEEFDELGRMQRTCNADVIVNKCEGLCNSQVQPSVITPTGFLKECYCCRESFLKEKVITLTHCYDPDGTRLTSPEMGSMDIRLREPTECKCFKCGDFTR from the exons ATGCATGTCCAGGAACTGCTCTTTGTGGCCGCGATCCTAGTGCCCCAATGCCTGAGGGCATTGCGATATAGCCAAGGCACTGGCGACGAGAACTGCGAGACTCTCAAGTCGGAGATCCACTTGATCAAGGAGGAGTTCGACGAGCTGGGCCGGATGCAGAGGACCTGCAATGCCGACGTCATCGTCAACAAATGCGAAGGATTGTGCAACAGTCAGGTGCAACCATCGGTGATAACGCCCACGGGGTTTCTGAAA GAGTGCTACTGCTGCCGCGAAAGCTTCCTCAAGGAAAAGGTCATCACTCTAACCCATTGCTATGACCCGGACGGCACCCGTTTGACCTCTCCGGAAATGGGAAGCATGGATATACGTCTTCGGGAGCCCACCGAGTGCAAGTGCTTCAAATGTGGCGATTTCACACGTTAA
- the Cpr35B gene encoding cuticular protein 35B, with protein MAQKFFIAFALLAIAAIRAAPFHGHEHHGHHGGATSHASVHLTSHDDHHEEHHGHHHDHHGHDDHHDSHAEYDFQYGVKDQKTGDVKSQSESRHGHTVTGHYELIDADGHKRTVHYTADKHKGFEAHVHREKLHDHHQAEHHGHGHSGYEGGHVEFEEHSSQSGHDYGHGHEEHGHGHGHGHGHGSSSHSYSLKQEHGHGHGHSHGQDHGFEHGHGYH; from the exons ATGGCTCAAAAG TTTTTCATCGCCTTTGCCCTCTTGGCCATTGCGGCTATTCGGGCAGCTCCTTTCCATGGCCACGAACACCACGGTCATCACGGTGGAGCCACCAGTCATGCCTCCGTGCATCTAACATCGCACGACGATCATCACGAGGAACATCACGGTCATCATCACGACCATCACGGGCATGATGATCACCATGACTCCCATGCTGAGTATGACTTCCAGTACGGCGTCAAGGATCAAAAGACTGGGGATGTGAAGTCACAGAGTGAGTCACGACATGGCCACACGGTTACCGGACACTATGAGTTGATCGATGCCGATGGCCACAAGCGAACTGTCCACTACACGGCGGACAAGCACAAGGGATTCGAGGCTCATGTCCATCGCGAGAAGCTCCACGATCACCACCAGGCGGAGCACCATGGCCATGGACACAGCGGCTACGAGGGCGGACACGTTGAGTTCGAGGAGCACTCCTCGCAATCCGGACACGACTATGGCCACGGACACGAGGAGCACGGTCACGGTCATGGTCATGGACATGGTCACGGAAGCAGCTCCCACAGCTATTCGCTGAAACAGGAACACGGACATGGGCACGGCCACAGCCACGGTCAGGATCATGGTTTCGAGCACGGACACGGTTACCATTGA